A stretch of the Manis pentadactyla isolate mManPen7 chromosome 16, mManPen7.hap1, whole genome shotgun sequence genome encodes the following:
- the LOC130681365 gene encoding LOW QUALITY PROTEIN: testis expressed protein 56-like (The sequence of the model RefSeq protein was modified relative to this genomic sequence to represent the inferred CDS: inserted 1 base in 1 codon) has translation MLILLLGENSELSGLERILARHEFPREVNLTPKPSSMLLGKRKVINNASYGWKKCHLWNKNIKEPPMSTIVVRWLEKNMQPAEDLQWVTQRLSVFGPTESLRLCGRQSAXVVFKDTTSACNAENAFQSRGPGTMFQCSWQQRFMSKDVRPLLSKTHVNS, from the exons ATGCTTATTCTATTACTAGGTGAGAATTCTGAACTCTCTGGCTTAGAAAGGATCTTAGCAAGACATGAGTTTCCAAGGGAGGTTAATTTGACCCCAAAACCAAGTAGTATGctcctggggaaaagaaaagtcaTCAACAATGCAAGTTATGGGTGGAAGAAATGCCACTTAtggaataaaaacataaaagagcCTCCAATGTCAACCATAGTTGTCAG ATGGCTGGAAAAGAACATGCAACCTGCTGAAGATCTCCAGTGGGTAACCCAGAGGCTGTCAGTGTTTGGGCCTACTGAGTCACTCAGACTTTGCGGACGGCAGAGTG GAGTGGTGTTCAAAGACACGACTTCAGCTTGCAATGCTGAGAATGCTTTTCAAAGCAGGGGCCCAGGCACAATGTTTCAGTGTTCCTGGCAACAACGATTCATGTCGAAAGACGTAAGACCCCTATTATCAAAAACCCATGTAAATTCTTAA